A genomic segment from Aegilops tauschii subsp. strangulata cultivar AL8/78 chromosome 1, Aet v6.0, whole genome shotgun sequence encodes:
- the LOC109733071 gene encoding uncharacterized protein yields the protein MFRCGGGGGGRGKTVAGSTSTGAELPVDGAVRVTKVDRIQAYNLVSRPSVHHAIAPATSGPAESLAVSVVRVGDVVDEAVRVTKVDRIQAYNLVSRPSVHHAISPAASGPAESLAVSVVRVGDVVDEAVRVTKVDRIQAYNLVSRPSVHHAISPAASGPAESLPVRVVRFGDVVDEESDGLISVTIT from the coding sequence ATGTTCCggtgcggcggcggtggcggtggcaggGGCAAGACGGTGGCTGGGAGCACCAGCACGGGCGCTGAGCTTCCCGTCGATGGAGCTGTGCGGGTGACGAAAGTGGACAGGATCCAGGCTTACAACCTCGTCTCCAGGCCGTCGGTGCACCACGCCATCGCGCCGGCGACGTCGGGGCCGGCGGAGAGCCTGGCCGTCAGTGTTGTCCGGGTAGGGGACGTCGTGGACGAAGCTGTGCGGGTGACCAAAGTGGACAGGATCCAGGCTTACAATCTCGTCTCCAGGCCATCGGTGCACCACGCCATCTCGCCGGCGGCGTCGGGGCCGGCGGAGAGCCTGGCCGTCAGTGTTGTCCGGGTAGGGGACGTCGTGGACGAAGCTGTGCGGGTGACGAAAGTGGACAGGATCCAGGCTTACAATCTCGTCTCCAGGCCGTCGGTGCACCACGCCATCTCGCCGGCAGCGTCGGGGCCGGCGGAGAGCCTGCCCGTCAGGGTTGTCCGGTTCGGGGACGTCGTGGACGAAGAATCCGACGGCCTCATCTCGGTGACCATCACATAG